A single window of Deinococcus radiotolerans DNA harbors:
- a CDS encoding DUF4388 domain-containing protein, whose amino-acid sequence MTAGDGAACLVVSPHLSRALSHAALIEAAGWSASTAAGGLHALTQIEREKPRLVTIDPSLEDLSPADLHEILRDDPATAETIVLIPGAQRPSRYGGPFDVTVPAGLTAPDGLALALQALGGAGAPRWHDPESAALSGELGSLPLTDILLCAQELQLSGLLLIYHGVQPAHLVLRRGEIIDAECGDRPAPQAITHLLSSRAPGDFRFHLMPPDPLGAYPRGVNTPTSRLLMEAAVHEDHAHATPNQSALEAS is encoded by the coding sequence ATGACCGCGGGCGACGGGGCCGCCTGCCTGGTGGTGTCCCCCCACCTGTCACGCGCCCTGTCGCACGCCGCCCTGATCGAAGCGGCCGGCTGGAGCGCCTCGACCGCCGCCGGAGGCCTGCACGCCCTCACGCAGATTGAACGCGAGAAACCCCGCCTGGTCACCATCGACCCCAGCCTGGAGGACCTGAGCCCCGCCGACCTGCACGAAATCCTGCGGGACGACCCGGCCACCGCCGAGACCATCGTCCTGATTCCCGGCGCGCAGCGCCCCAGCCGCTACGGCGGCCCCTTCGACGTGACCGTCCCGGCCGGCCTGACCGCCCCGGACGGCCTGGCCCTGGCCCTCCAGGCCCTGGGCGGCGCGGGCGCCCCCCGCTGGCACGACCCGGAAAGCGCCGCCCTGAGCGGCGAGCTGGGCAGCCTGCCCCTGACCGATATCCTGCTGTGCGCGCAGGAGTTGCAACTTTCGGGCCTGCTGCTCATCTACCATGGCGTGCAGCCCGCGCATCTGGTGCTGCGGCGCGGTGAGATCATCGACGCCGAATGCGGCGACCGGCCCGCCCCGCAGGCCATCACACACCTGCTCAGCAGCCGCGCCCCGGGCGACTTCCGGTTCCACCTCATGCCGCCCGACCCGCTGGGCGCCTACCCGCGCGGCGTGAACACGCCCACCTCGCGGCTGCTGATGGAAGCGGCCGTCCACGAGGATCACGCGCACGCCACCCCGAACCAATCCGCCCTGGAGGCCTCATGA
- a CDS encoding response regulator transcription factor, translating to MARILIVDDSPADLKFMEAALKATPHSVTALNDPAQVEAVADQLRPDLLLVDVVMPGRNGYEVVRGLRRQPGMDNLKVVFVSSKGTETDVKWGLRQGADDYIVKPYTPEQVLGVVNRLIG from the coding sequence ATGGCACGAATTCTGATTGTTGATGACTCCCCCGCCGACCTGAAGTTCATGGAAGCCGCCCTGAAAGCCACGCCCCACAGCGTCACCGCACTGAACGACCCCGCCCAGGTCGAGGCGGTCGCCGACCAGCTGCGCCCGGACCTGCTCCTCGTGGACGTCGTCATGCCCGGCCGCAACGGCTACGAGGTCGTGCGCGGCCTGCGCCGCCAGCCCGGCATGGACAACCTGAAAGTCGTGTTCGTGTCCAGCAAGGGCACCGAGACCGACGTGAAATGGGGCCTGCGTCAGGGCGCCGACGACTACATCGTCAAACCCTACACGCCCGAGCAGGTCCTGGGCGTCGTGAACCGGCTGATCGGCTGA
- a CDS encoding MHYT domain-containing protein, whose amino-acid sequence MDHAEMLHHTWVSSYIILSFIIATVASYMSLELAGRAGRVFSSAANRFWLIAQALVLGYGIWAMHFVGMMAFQVNAATSLNYPITVLSGLVAVAFMYPALLILHAGPFNLRRLSIAGVIAGIGIVAMHYSGMAAFRLPGTALQLNIPALIGSVLIAVGASMAALFLFHRLTSDWAKQQTRARLNLVKVGAAAVMGAAITAMHYTGMAAFRYKIVDEMQVGIAQQGIDTTLLALVIGVVTFLLMGLALTSILMDAGRGGDLEDVDFGSAAD is encoded by the coding sequence ATGGATCACGCTGAAATGCTCCACCACACCTGGGTGAGTTCGTACATCATCCTGTCGTTCATCATTGCCACCGTGGCGTCCTACATGTCCCTGGAACTCGCCGGACGCGCCGGACGCGTGTTCAGCAGCGCCGCGAACCGCTTCTGGCTGATCGCGCAGGCCCTGGTCCTCGGCTACGGCATCTGGGCCATGCACTTCGTCGGCATGATGGCCTTCCAGGTAAACGCCGCCACCAGCCTGAACTACCCGATCACCGTCCTCTCCGGCCTGGTCGCCGTGGCCTTCATGTACCCCGCGCTGCTGATCCTGCACGCCGGACCCTTCAACCTGCGCCGCCTGAGCATCGCGGGCGTGATCGCGGGCATCGGGATCGTCGCCATGCACTACAGCGGCATGGCCGCCTTCCGCCTGCCCGGCACGGCACTTCAGCTGAACATCCCGGCCCTGATCGGCTCGGTGCTGATCGCCGTGGGCGCCAGCATGGCCGCGCTGTTCCTGTTCCACCGCCTCACCAGCGACTGGGCCAAGCAGCAGACCCGCGCGCGGCTGAACCTCGTCAAGGTCGGCGCGGCCGCCGTGATGGGCGCCGCGATCACCGCCATGCACTACACCGGCATGGCCGCCTTCCGCTACAAGATCGTGGACGAGATGCAGGTCGGGATCGCCCAGCAGGGCATCGACACCACCCTGCTCGCCCTGGTGATCGGCGTCGTGACCTTCCTGCTGATGGGCCTGGCCCTGACCAGCATCCTGATGGACGCCGGCCGCGGCGGCGACCTGGAAGACGTCGACTTCGGCAGCGCCGCGGACTGA
- a CDS encoding methyl-accepting chemotaxis protein translates to MQLQFQTARLNRANRKTNAQRVGWLGQLRVGQKLSLAAFAFAVPLTVLVSTLLVEQQSAITKTKLELSGIEQFGPLRDINTNLAGFVSTALRGDSGGAAKAASAMDGAIDRLEAQVSPEYRERVQSLRRDWKTLPDSIGTQPDLAILQTYAQLLSTYQRDLSEDLLTQSGLMLDPVPNTFHTMEATLRILPRLSTGLNLAALTTEAGRREPGDDSSYLSVLRDLNVTLQDALTAYNASVDRVVRADPKAGAALSEAATKLNEAVTPALADLGAAVEGGSLNSVDVQGIQNSALLQVGAAYNSGVETLTRDLQSRMSDTERQRLLSLLAIIAALVLAFTLLIRLSRAIVKPLTELTRASRAVSSGDLNVQVPVQTRDELGYMAHTFNNATTQLRVNEEKNLNEREEAAKLQNNIGSFLDVTMDIAGGDLTRRGVVSEDVLGNVVDSINLMVDELGQVLGEVQKASVSVTDASRDMLRTTDQIVQGADTTTQETRRVAAQVRAVTDGFRDMAEAAQLSAESARQALEASEQGREAVLGTLDGMQNIRREVQGVARRIKTLGERSLEIQEIVDTISRLSSQTNLLALNASIEAAGAGAAGSRFAIVADEVRKLADSSAQATARIASLIRTVQLEITEVVGSVEDNTREVEQGYRVAAIAGERIEQLGKLAAESAQFAERINAATTDQVRSVEQVSEAVQQIGQVAENSNESVEQGRAAARRLQHLAQNLLQSLSRFKLPTN, encoded by the coding sequence ATGCAACTCCAGTTCCAGACTGCCCGCCTCAACCGCGCCAATCGCAAAACCAACGCCCAGCGAGTCGGGTGGCTGGGACAGCTGCGCGTGGGTCAGAAGCTCTCGCTGGCCGCGTTCGCGTTCGCCGTCCCGCTGACCGTGCTGGTCAGCACGCTGCTCGTCGAGCAGCAGAGCGCCATCACGAAAACCAAGTTGGAACTGTCCGGCATCGAGCAGTTCGGGCCGCTGCGTGACATCAACACCAACCTCGCGGGCTTCGTCTCCACCGCCCTGCGTGGGGACAGCGGCGGCGCCGCGAAGGCCGCGTCGGCCATGGACGGCGCTATCGACCGGCTCGAAGCGCAGGTGTCGCCCGAGTACCGCGAGCGCGTGCAGTCCCTGCGCCGCGACTGGAAGACCCTGCCCGACTCCATCGGCACGCAGCCGGACCTCGCGATCCTGCAGACGTACGCGCAGCTGCTCAGCACCTACCAGCGCGACCTGAGCGAGGATCTCCTGACCCAGTCGGGCCTGATGCTCGACCCGGTGCCCAACACCTTCCACACCATGGAAGCCACGCTGCGCATCCTGCCGCGCCTGTCCACCGGTCTGAACCTCGCGGCACTGACCACGGAAGCGGGCCGCCGCGAGCCCGGCGACGACAGCTCCTACCTCAGCGTGCTGCGGGACCTGAACGTCACCCTGCAAGACGCCCTGACCGCCTACAACGCCAGCGTGGACCGCGTGGTCCGCGCCGACCCCAAGGCCGGGGCCGCCCTGAGCGAGGCCGCCACGAAACTCAACGAGGCCGTCACGCCCGCCCTGGCCGACCTGGGCGCCGCCGTGGAAGGCGGCAGCCTGAACAGCGTGGACGTGCAGGGCATCCAGAACAGCGCGCTGCTCCAGGTGGGCGCCGCGTACAACTCCGGCGTGGAAACACTGACCCGCGACCTGCAGAGCCGCATGAGTGACACGGAACGCCAGCGTCTGCTGTCCCTGCTGGCGATCATCGCGGCGCTGGTGCTGGCCTTCACGCTGCTGATCCGCCTGTCGCGCGCCATCGTCAAGCCCCTGACCGAACTGACCCGCGCCAGCCGCGCCGTGTCCAGCGGCGACCTGAACGTGCAGGTGCCCGTGCAGACCCGCGACGAGCTGGGCTACATGGCGCATACCTTCAACAACGCCACCACGCAGCTGCGCGTCAACGAGGAGAAGAACCTCAACGAGCGCGAGGAAGCGGCCAAACTCCAGAACAACATCGGTTCGTTCCTGGACGTCACCATGGACATCGCCGGCGGCGACCTGACCCGCCGCGGCGTGGTCAGTGAGGACGTGCTGGGGAACGTCGTGGACTCCATCAACCTGATGGTCGACGAGCTGGGGCAGGTGCTGGGCGAGGTGCAGAAGGCGTCGGTGTCCGTGACGGACGCCAGCCGCGACATGCTGCGCACCACCGACCAGATCGTGCAGGGCGCCGACACCACCACCCAGGAAACCCGCCGCGTGGCCGCACAGGTGCGCGCCGTGACCGACGGCTTCCGCGACATGGCCGAGGCCGCGCAGCTCAGCGCCGAATCCGCACGCCAGGCGCTCGAAGCGTCCGAGCAGGGCCGCGAGGCCGTGCTGGGCACCCTGGACGGCATGCAGAACATCCGCCGCGAGGTGCAGGGCGTGGCCCGGCGCATCAAGACCCTCGGTGAACGCTCCCTGGAAATTCAGGAAATCGTGGACACCATCTCGCGCCTGTCCAGCCAGACCAACCTGCTGGCACTGAACGCCTCCATCGAGGCGGCCGGTGCAGGCGCCGCCGGCAGCCGCTTCGCGATCGTGGCAGACGAAGTGCGTAAACTCGCGGACTCCTCCGCGCAGGCCACCGCGCGCATCGCCAGCCTGATCCGCACGGTGCAGCTGGAAATCACCGAGGTGGTCGGCAGCGTGGAGGACAACACCCGCGAGGTGGAACAGGGCTACCGCGTCGCCGCCATCGCCGGGGAACGCATCGAGCAGCTGGGTAAGCTGGCCGCCGAGTCCGCGCAGTTCGCCGAGCGCATCAACGCCGCCACCACCGACCAGGTGCGCAGCGTCGAGCAGGTGAGTGAAGCCGTGCAGCAGATCGGTCAGGTGGCCGAGAACTCCAACGAGAGCGTCGAGCAGGGCCGCGCCGCCGCCCGCCGCCTGCAGCACCTCGCGCAGAACCTGCTGCAGAGCCTCTCGCGCTTCAAGCTCCCCACCAACTAA
- a CDS encoding hybrid sensor histidine kinase/response regulator, with product MTSLTPPVTLDPELTASYLQDARSVAAGLEDATVDLWVPADRARALDTLWVLSHRLHGTAGLYGHPQTAALAALLERLMEGRVHLNTDEAVPILTEILERAHTCFSSALNRIEEGQSEGDVGLLFAEIGGPAQVTELLRTQPFQLQARQARTEEQEEPPFAVVNAAIWEDFGPEAAELAATLRSGLHADTPDLTALFRAAHTLKGSSAMVGLADMAEVGHAMEDLLGAAREDAVTLDRALPLIDDGLNVVELVLAHAEGQVRESPQARIQGYRAAVSALLSGQAPAALLPVTETAAPIPEARLSVRVDSGRLDGMLDDVAGLVAARARLNGLLLRQQQVAASLDAAHERVQRTVRDFEERYLNPNVTPGGASAGVPLDRLPGQPARAADLGLQDRLADFGALELDTYDDLNILARAVTELSADLVEVRAQTAQAITALGDELTGLEKLTRQLRVELSRARLVPLERVTAPLHRWAGRRTDLKLTVHGEDSLIDAQYAAPLGQALLHLLTNAAVHGAQSPEDRAAQGKPALLQVGVDARVADGHLHVTVRDDGRGLNYDALRQRALQSGHVSAGELSGMTDAQTAQLVFLPGLSTAAQVTQEAGRGVGMDAVRDTITRLGGRVSISSVPGQGTATTLHVPVAQQIADVLVLRAGAQRVAVLASQVQGMTTLDGDAPDGSVDLSLLWGEAPAQTRYVARLSVPEEDGGTLHLIVDEFQSLEEIVLRPAGNLLTSLEYLSGMTTLNDEHGQAYPVAVLDPAGLRRARPAQRDTRVTGAAQSAGRILLVDDSLSVRRHVGRSLERFGYQVATASDGQEALERLLAGEQADLLLSDLEMPRMNGFELLRAVRSSPAHTQLPVVIMTTRAGEKHQQLAMELGANDYLAKPAEERLLHRRLEALLAAGAPA from the coding sequence GTGACCTCCCTCACCCCCCCGGTCACCCTGGACCCGGAACTGACGGCCTCCTACCTGCAAGACGCCCGCAGCGTCGCCGCGGGACTGGAAGACGCCACCGTCGACCTGTGGGTACCCGCCGACCGCGCGCGTGCGCTGGACACCCTCTGGGTGCTCAGCCACCGCCTGCACGGCACCGCCGGCCTGTACGGCCACCCGCAGACCGCGGCGCTCGCTGCGCTGCTCGAACGCCTGATGGAAGGGCGCGTGCACCTGAACACCGACGAGGCCGTGCCCATCCTCACGGAGATCCTCGAGCGCGCCCACACCTGCTTCAGCAGCGCCCTGAACCGCATCGAGGAAGGCCAGAGCGAGGGGGACGTGGGCCTGCTGTTCGCGGAGATCGGCGGTCCCGCGCAGGTCACGGAACTGCTGCGCACCCAGCCCTTCCAGTTGCAGGCCCGCCAGGCCCGCACCGAGGAGCAGGAGGAGCCGCCCTTCGCGGTCGTGAACGCCGCCATCTGGGAGGACTTCGGCCCAGAGGCGGCCGAGCTGGCCGCCACGCTGCGCAGCGGCCTGCACGCCGACACCCCCGACCTGACCGCCCTGTTCCGCGCGGCGCACACCCTGAAAGGCAGCAGCGCCATGGTGGGTCTGGCGGACATGGCCGAAGTCGGCCACGCCATGGAGGACCTGCTGGGCGCCGCCCGCGAGGACGCCGTCACCCTGGACCGCGCGCTGCCCCTGATCGACGACGGCCTGAACGTCGTGGAACTCGTGCTGGCGCACGCCGAGGGCCAGGTCCGCGAGTCCCCGCAGGCCCGTATCCAGGGGTACCGCGCCGCCGTGAGCGCCCTGCTCAGCGGCCAGGCCCCCGCCGCACTGCTGCCCGTCACAGAGACAGCCGCGCCCATCCCCGAAGCGCGCCTGAGCGTCCGCGTGGACAGCGGCCGCCTGGACGGCATGCTGGACGACGTGGCCGGACTGGTCGCCGCGCGCGCCCGCCTGAACGGCCTGCTGCTGCGTCAGCAGCAGGTGGCCGCCAGCCTCGACGCCGCGCACGAACGCGTGCAGCGCACCGTGCGGGACTTCGAGGAACGCTACCTGAACCCCAACGTCACGCCCGGCGGGGCCAGCGCCGGCGTGCCCCTGGACCGCCTGCCCGGCCAGCCGGCCCGCGCCGCGGACCTGGGCCTGCAAGACCGCCTTGCGGACTTCGGCGCGCTGGAACTCGACACGTACGACGACCTGAACATCCTCGCGCGCGCCGTGACCGAGCTGAGCGCCGACCTCGTGGAGGTCCGCGCGCAGACCGCGCAGGCCATCACCGCGCTGGGTGACGAACTGACCGGCCTGGAAAAACTCACGCGCCAGCTGCGCGTGGAACTCAGCCGCGCCCGCCTCGTCCCGCTGGAACGCGTGACCGCCCCACTGCACCGCTGGGCGGGCCGCCGCACCGACCTGAAACTCACCGTGCACGGCGAGGACAGCCTGATCGACGCGCAGTACGCCGCGCCGCTCGGGCAGGCGCTGCTGCACCTGCTGACCAACGCCGCCGTGCACGGCGCCCAGAGCCCCGAGGACCGCGCCGCGCAGGGCAAACCCGCCCTGCTGCAGGTGGGCGTGGACGCCCGCGTGGCCGACGGGCACCTGCACGTCACCGTGCGCGACGACGGCCGCGGCCTGAACTACGACGCGCTGCGCCAGCGCGCCCTGCAATCCGGGCACGTCAGCGCCGGCGAACTGAGCGGCATGACCGACGCGCAGACCGCGCAGCTGGTGTTCCTGCCTGGCCTGAGCACCGCCGCGCAGGTCACGCAGGAAGCCGGGCGTGGGGTCGGCATGGACGCCGTGCGCGACACCATCACCCGCCTGGGCGGCCGCGTCAGCATCAGCAGCGTGCCCGGCCAGGGCACCGCCACCACCCTGCACGTGCCGGTCGCGCAGCAGATCGCGGACGTGCTCGTCCTGCGCGCCGGCGCGCAGCGCGTCGCGGTCCTGGCCAGCCAGGTGCAGGGCATGACCACCCTGGACGGCGACGCGCCGGACGGCAGCGTGGACCTCAGCCTCCTGTGGGGCGAGGCGCCCGCCCAGACCCGCTACGTGGCCCGCCTGTCCGTCCCCGAGGAAGACGGCGGCACCCTGCACCTGATCGTGGACGAATTCCAGAGCCTGGAAGAAATCGTGCTGCGCCCCGCCGGGAACCTCCTGACGTCCCTGGAGTACCTGAGCGGCATGACCACCCTGAACGACGAGCACGGGCAGGCCTACCCGGTCGCCGTGCTCGACCCCGCCGGGCTGCGCCGCGCCCGCCCCGCCCAGCGCGACACCCGTGTCACGGGCGCCGCCCAGAGCGCCGGGCGCATCCTGCTGGTCGACGACAGCCTCAGCGTGCGCCGCCACGTGGGCCGCAGCCTGGAACGCTTCGGGTACCAGGTCGCCACCGCCAGCGACGGCCAGGAAGCCCTGGAACGCCTGCTGGCCGGCGAGCAGGCCGACCTGCTCCTGAGCGACCTGGAAATGCCGCGCATGAACGGCTTCGAGCTGCTGCGCGCCGTGCGCTCCAGCCCCGCGCACACGCAGCTGCCCGTGGTCATCATGACCACCCGCGCCGGCGAGAAGCACCAGCAGCTCGCCATGGAACTCGGCGCGAACGACTACCTCGCCAAACCCGCCGAGGAGCGCCTGCTGCACCGCCGACTCGAGGCGCTGCTCGCCGCCGGAGCCCCGGCATGA
- a CDS encoding chemotaxis protein CheW, protein MPDALLVRVQDTRLALPLSGEQTIAEVGPIAPLPHGEPLLRGLTTLQGRAVPLLDLAPLLGHPAATPALMVLTSLEGERVALLVDEVYGVSSVPTPPPGTSLLLDVPGGPLLNPTALIRDLRDHLS, encoded by the coding sequence ATGCCCGACGCGCTGCTCGTCCGCGTGCAGGACACCCGCCTGGCGCTGCCCCTCTCGGGCGAGCAGACCATCGCGGAAGTCGGCCCCATCGCCCCGCTGCCCCACGGTGAACCGCTGCTGCGCGGCCTGACCACCCTTCAGGGCCGCGCCGTGCCCCTGCTGGACCTCGCGCCGCTGCTGGGCCACCCCGCCGCCACCCCCGCCCTGATGGTCCTGACCAGCCTGGAGGGCGAACGTGTCGCCCTGCTCGTGGATGAGGTCTACGGCGTCAGCAGCGTCCCCACGCCCCCCCCCGGCACCAGCCTGCTGCTGGACGTGCCCGGCGGCCCCCTCCTGAACCCGACGGCCCTGATCCGCGATCTGCGCGACCACCTGAGCTGA